In a single window of the Penaeus monodon isolate SGIC_2016 chromosome 3, NSTDA_Pmon_1, whole genome shotgun sequence genome:
- the LOC119586540 gene encoding uncharacterized protein LOC119586540, which translates to MCNGYPFVTTRGVVILNKCDYQHKLLNILSDRTKFKRITIEVSTHLLYLEDKLKRLLRTIKSSINENTYNFLSTSGSRPGLLYGLPKVHKPNIPLRPIISSIGTFNYNTAKFLVPIISPLTANQYTIENSTSFANEITTLNFKQPTTMASFDIESLFTNVPLHETTDIIVNNVDTSQLTKIGLTKDNFKKLLDLAAHHSVFTFDDCLYTQTDGETQKHTSACARNPLSLKATRKQYHESYPIPSRYLNSQGVVVRLCDLLGSDF; encoded by the exons atgtgtaaTGGATATCCATTTGTCACGACTCGTGGAGTCGTAATCTTAAATAAATGTGACTATCAACATAAATTACTTAATATTCTTAGTGACCGCACAAAATTCAAAAGAATCACTATTGAAGTATCCACCCACTTATTGTACTTAGAGGACAAACTAAAAAGACTTCTTCGTACCATCAAATCATCCATTAACGAAAACACTTATAACTTCCTGTCAACATCTGGCTCCCGTCCTGGTTTACTTTACGGTCTTCCTAAAGTGCACAAACCAAATATTCCACTTAGACCCATTATCTCTTCCATTGGCACCTTCAattataacactgcaaaatttcttGTCCCCATTATCTCCCCTTTAACTGCCAATCAGTACACTATAGAAAATTCTACATCCTTTGCTAATGAAATTACGACCCTTAACTTTAAACAACCAACCACTATGGCGAGTTTTGATATAGAGTCACTCTTTAccaatgttccccttcatgaaaccaccGACATTATAGTTAACAATGTAGACACTTCCCAGCTTACCAAAATTGGTTTAacaaaagataacttcaaaaaattactaGATCTAGCCGCCCACCACTCAGTGTTCACTTTTGATGATTGTCTttatacccaaacagacggg gaaacacaaaagcacacatccGCATGCGCTCGTAACCCTCTCTCACTAAAAGCCACACGCAAGCAATACCATGAGTCATACCCCATTCCATCGCGGTACTTAAACTCCCAA GGTGTGGTTGTTAGGCTCTGTGATCTTTTAGGGTCTGATTTTTAG